From a single Phragmites australis chromosome 7, lpPhrAust1.1, whole genome shotgun sequence genomic region:
- the LOC133923403 gene encoding cysteine-rich receptor-like protein kinase 29, which yields MESAVSQYDIYDEQLQDQSAEVKSLPLEFLKAITCNFSTEREIGKGGYGVVYKGVLGSGRVIAVKKLIGNVHLDDAEFIEEVINLVGIKHQNVVQLVGFCAETKKELWSMGGKNILADVPTRLLCFEYLCKGSLDKYISDESSGLDWNSRYKIIKGICRGLHFLHTEHKIVHRDLKPENILMDADMVPKIADFGLSKLLGEQKSQTMTKTKPGSLGYMAPEYLMEGVISHEADIFSLGVIIIEILTGAKNYPYGFQRTETGSIQQFAGKVRSVILAFAYHYF from the exons ATGGAGAGTGCAGTAAGTCAATACGATATATATGACGAGCAGTTGCAGGATCAAAGTGCAGAAGTAAAATCTCTGCCACTAGAATTTTTGAAAGCCATAACATGCAATTTTTCCACTGAACGAGAAATTGGCAAGGGTGGGTATGGAGTGGTTTACAAG GGTGTTCTCGGGAGTGGTCGTGTTATTGCTGTGAAGAAGCTTATTGGAAATGTACACTTGGATGATGCTGAGTTTATAGAGGAGGTCATTAATCTTGTGGGGATCAAGCACCAAAATGTAGTACAACTTGTAGGTTTCTGTGCTGAAACAAAGAAGGAATTATGGTCCATGGGCGGAAAGAATATTTTGGCTGACGTACCTACTCGGTTGCTCTGCTTCGAGTACCTATGCAAGGGAAGCCTTGATAAGTATATTTCCG ATGAATCTTCGGGCCTCGACTGGAACTCGAGATACAAGATTATTAAGGGAATTTGTAGAGGTTTACATTTCCTTCATACGGAACACAAGATTGTTCATCGGGACCTGAAACCTGAAAATATATTGATGGATGCTGATATGGTGCCGAAAATTGCGGATTTTGGTTTGTCAAAGCTCTTGGGTGAACAAAAATCCCAAACTATGACTAAAACTAAGCCGGGATCACT TGGATATATGGCACCAGAATACCTAATGGAAGGCGTAATATCCCACGAGGCAGATATATTCAGTTTGGGTGTTATAATTATAGAGATACTCACTGGAGCAAAGAACTATCCCTATGGTTTCCAGAGAACCGAAACAGGATCTATCCAACAGTTTGCGGGCAAAGTAAGATCAGTAATTCTAGCttttgcatatcattatttctAG
- the LOC133923402 gene encoding enoyl-CoA delta isomerase 2, peroxisomal-like — MILCRSKEVVGRQNTAMGFCSLVAQDGGIFVLTMATTDGHQYLNDEAITELVDKLSTVRKNPELRGLVTTSKIGSFCDGIDYDNNPEEQAAHLAQGMAEVIRLLLEMPVPTAAAVAGNATSLGLALALAHDHCVVWDYAVVMLPEAQRGRPLPEYASALLRDKVAHARLRKLLMLKSQRCTGKELASTWYSAHCANSDRAALVNSAWEVLEGVEVGKGTDFAKARQIMWPESCAAVGVATLPPRPRPSPQELQSEKAKQDPGKIFDKQNKPALQRGSGNAIYTLSSVNIIPMPLTYRCLRINSI, encoded by the exons ATGATACTTTGTAGATCCAAAGAGGTAGTTGGTCGACAAAATACAGCAATGGGTTTTTGCAGCCTTGTCGCCCAAGACGGtggcatcttcgtcctcacaatggCCACTACCGACGGCCACCAGTACCTGAACGACGAAGCCATAACGGAGCTTGTCGACAAGCTCAGCACCGTCCGGAAGAACCCTGAGCTGAGAGGTCTAGTGACTACCTCTAAGATCGGCTCCTTCTGCGATGGCATCGACTACGACAATAATCCGGAGGAGCAGGCGGCGCACCTCGCGCAAGGCATGGCTGAGGTTATCCGGCTGCTGCTGGAGATGCCGGTGCCCACCGCGGCGGCCGTGGCCGGCAACGCGACGTCGCTGGGCCTCGCGCTGGCGCTGGCGCACGACCACTGTGTCGTGTGGGACTACGCGGTGGTGATGCTGCCCGAGGCGCAGCGCGGGCGCCCGCTGCCCGAGTACGCGTCGGCGCTGCTGCGCGACAAGGTGGCGCACGCGCGGCTGCGGAAGCTGCTCATGCTCAAGTCGCAACGGTGCACCGGCAAGGAGCTCGCCTCCACTTGGTATTCAGCGCACTGCGCTAACAGCGACAGAGCCGCGTTGGTGAACAGCGCTTGGGAAGTACTTGAAGGGGTCGAGGTCGGGAAAGGCACGGATTTTGCCAAAGCGAGGCAGATAATGTGGCCGGAGAGCTGCGCGGCCGTCGGCGTGGCGACTCTGCCGCCTCGGCCGCGGCCATCTCCTCAAGAACTACAGAG TGAGAAAGCAAAGCAGGATCCAGGAAAAATATTTGACAAGCAAAACAAGCCGGCGCTTCAAAG GGGGAGCGGTAATGCAATATATACCCTATCTTCCGTCAATATCATCCCCATGCCTCTTACTTACCGATGCTTGAGAATAAATTCGATCTAA